The following proteins are co-located in the Heptranchias perlo isolate sHepPer1 chromosome 30, sHepPer1.hap1, whole genome shotgun sequence genome:
- the LOC137299986 gene encoding HIG1 domain family member 1A, mitochondrial-like yields the protein MSADTASWSSGSENQASKLVEKSKKSPFVPIGMTGFAAIVGYGLYKLRTRGDTKMSVHLIHTRVAAQACVVGAMTLGVLYTMYKEYVVKPSETNLSK from the exons ATGTCTGCAGATACTGCCTCATGGAGCTCCGGGTCAGAGAATCAGGCTTCAAAACTGGTGGAAAAGTCCAAAAAATCACCTTTTGTACCAATAG GTATGACTGGATTTGCAGCAATAGTAGGTTATGGACTTTATAAACTACGAACCAGAGGGGACACTAAAATGTCTGTACACCTTATTCACACCCGTGTAGCTGCACAGGCATGTGTAGTGGGAGCTATGACTTTGG GTGTCCTGTATACCATGTACAAAGAATATGTGGTGAAGCCAAGTGAAACAAATCTTTCTAAGTAA